AAATGGTTATTTTATATGTCCTTACATTTTTGTTTTGGGAACATTTACCTTATCGCTCTAACACCAACCTCACATTCCTTAGCATCTCATATTGTATACCTTCAACAAattgacaatatatatatatatatatatatatatatatatatatatatatatatatatatccctcCAACAAATCAATGATAGAAATGAAAGGAGGATATCTAAGGGTTCGTTTGTAAGTGGTTTTTAAAATTTCTAAagatttttttggtgaaaatatttttcaaaccaattttttagtaaaaatttTAGGGGATCATAGAAAAACACTTGAAATGCTTTTTACAAGAAACACATATCTAATGCTTCTTTCAAAAAGCACTTAtggaattcaaaatcaatttcacaaaaaaaagttttctgtcattttaaaagtactttcaaaCCAACTTTAATATGGAAAgtgatcatctccggatctcttTCTCATAATCCACCAAATCAGGGAATCCgtgccgttgaaatttgatcaaacggctgaagttattataacttttaaagtggacccttatttgtaaccgttggatcaaattttaacggcacaaatttcttgatttgatggattagAAAGAAGAAATTCGGAGATGATCCTTGTTCCCTTTAATAATAAGGAACTTTAATATAACTAGATATGGACCTAAGATTTTCCATCTTGTTTCATGCACCCTATAAAAATTAGAGAAATTATGCTTTGGTCCTTTTCCGTGAAGATGCCCGCACCAAAGCGCCTCTCTGCCAATCTGTTTATCCAGATTCCATAGAGTAACGACCAACCGTCGGTGGATAAGGATTTACCCAATCCCCAGGATAAATTTTGACATTATTATTTTCAATCTTCTtaaaaacaaactaaatgattttaacagaaattaattataaatttaaaaattttaattatgtATTCCCCACTAATAAAAGAGAATTAGTGGATTGATCGGGTGTGACGGTGAGGCTAAATTGGGTTGGGAGTAATTTggggaaaaggaaaaacacaatTAAGGAACCGTCAGAACTAACCTAAACTCCTCGACGGACacaaacaaaaattggaatctgtaTATCTAACCAAGGTGGGGAGCAGCGGAGAGCCTCCTCCAGCCTTCTTCTGACGGACCCGAGGCTCTCTGCtcagccaccaccgcagccgCCGCAGCGGCATCGACAGCAAAACCACCATCAGCAGGATAAACTGCCCCGTCGCAGCCAAAGCGCCAACAGCAACAAGATGAAGGGGCTGTTCAAGTCCAAGCCCAGAACCCCCGCCGACATAGTTCGGCAGACCCGAGATCTCCTCGTCTATGCTCAGCGCGCTCCCGATTCTCGTGAAAGCAAACGCGAGGAAAAAGTACCTATTTTCCTTCCGTTATTGTTTCTGTCAATCAAAATCGATTCAATTCGATGCGATTGAAATTTTGATCAGATTCTTCCTTGCTTCTATATTCTGTTATCTGAAAACATTGAGAAAATTGGGATCGGTGGTGTTTTCGATGGGCAAAGTTGATTGGGATCGGTTCAAGATCAAAGTTTatatttttgaagttttttgttcaTACGGATTTCATTGAAATTGGCGATTTTGAATTCTGAAATCGTTAAATTAGTTTTTTCAAATGCAAATTGTGATCGTTCATTCTAGTtacttcttcttggatagtgttTTGTGTTTGTATGTCTTGCGCATCGAGGTTTATTTGTGTTGGGATTTTGTGAATGAGCAGATGTCAGAGCTCTGTAAAAACATCAGGGAGCTGAAGTCGATTCTCTATGGAAATAGCGAGTCTGAACCCGTCGCAGAAGCATGTGCGCAGTTGACTCAGGAGTTTTTTAAGGAGAACACACTTCGACTTCTTATTACATGTCTTCCGAAATTGAACTTGGAGGTAAGCTTTcaatgcctttgtgctttcacTTTATATTGTTTTGTCTGCCTTTTGTTGAATCCTTATGTTGATTCTCATGTTCTCCATTCTCGGTTTACATTGTGCAGGCTCGAAAAGATGCCACTCAAGTGGTTGCAAACTTGCAGAGGCAACAAGTTCAGTCTAAGCTGATTGCATGTGATTACTTGGAAGCCAACATTGATTTGATGGATATTTTGATCCAAGGGTAAGCCAACATTGATTATATGAAAAAGGGTGGGAGGTGGGGTGTTTCGAAAAGTATATCTTCTTATATTTGATTATATTATTAGGCATCTCATTGTTAAAGTCCACATTTTGTAGGTATGGAAACACTGACATGGCTCTACATTATGGTGCAATGTTGAGGGAGTGCATACGTCACCAAAGTGTTGCAAGGTGAGCAAATTGAACCTGGCTCATTTGGTAAATTTCAATTTGACCATGTGAAAGATGTTATTAAGAAGTGGGATATGAGGTTGTTTATCATTTGTATCATTTATTGGCTAAAACTCATAGCTTTTGTTCACCCCAGTTGTATATCAGCTATCTTTTCTCTTACGTAActaatctgtttttttttttttttttgtgcagaTATGTTTTGGAATCACAACACATGAAGAAGTTTTTTGATTATATACAGCTCCCCAATTTTGATATTGCTGCAGATGCTGCTGCAACTTTTAAGGTTGAGTTAGTCTCACAGTATAGTCATGTGTTTGTTTTCataaaaattaacactttgagTTTAATGAACATTGTTGCATGCCTTTGGATAAACTAAACACTCAAAATGATTCATGATTCATTTGTTGTTTAGCCAATAATGCGTTGACCTTCATGCATGTGGGAATATTGAATACACTATCTGCTTCCCTGTATAATAGTAGATTTTTCCAATAGTGCAATTATGGTCAACAATGTTCTTATCTGAAACCTCAAAGCCTGATACAGATTTAATGTGGTTTGCTGATCTATATAgagcaatttttttaatttctttttcattatCAATATTTCTTGTTCTTAAAGCCATTTATTCAACTCACGTACTTGTCTAGCTGCAGTTGTACTATAATCATTCTGATTTTTGGAACATCTCTCTGTAGGAACTCTTGACGAGGCACAAATCTAC
This genomic interval from Malus domestica chromosome 05, GDT2T_hap1 contains the following:
- the LOC103419592 gene encoding putative MO25-like protein At5g47540 yields the protein MKGLFKSKPRTPADIVRQTRDLLVYAQRAPDSRESKREEKMSELCKNIRELKSILYGNSESEPVAEACAQLTQEFFKENTLRLLITCLPKLNLEARKDATQVVANLQRQQVQSKLIACDYLEANIDLMDILIQGYGNTDMALHYGAMLRECIRHQSVARYVLESQHMKKFFDYIQLPNFDIAADAAATFKELLTRHKSTVADFLSKNYDWFFAEYNSKLLESSNYITRRQAVKLLGDILLDRSNSAVMTRYVSSRDNLRILMNLLRESSKSIQIEAFHVFKLFAANQNKPADIVSILVANRSKLLRLFADFKIDKEDEQFEADKAQVVREIAAMEPKDS